GACTTTTCTGCAGATATGGTAGTTAGCTAATCATGCAACAGTTACCGTGCagtgttgctaagagctataggtacagCACTAGAAGGTAAGTGACATTAGtataatagtcgaactgaattgtttcgctgaacatgttcaattcgaaatgtcaaagtgaagcaacatactgtcatcaccaaagtaccaaaacattttgacaagtaaaggaaaaatataaaaaatcacaataatactgaaatatacttacattttgactatatacatgaaaaataaaactaaactaatctatctgtgtacttcatatcttcttttaatctctctgacccgtgtaataatacatcgttttagccgaaaaacagatgttttcaggtttcaacagcTGAAAAGCAATAgatgtctacgaagagtcaaatttccagaaattgtatatccgtaggtcatgaacgatcgaatcggccccgaaaagagctccgaagaggagattcaggggtcttgaagtacacagaaaccgtgctctgctgtattcatggtagtagggaaaactaccaaagtcaatcctctggtaaacggcctaatcaatctTAAGCAATCATCCAAATCAGATCCAttttaacagcatgtttcccatattggacgcactactgactgctgcactaccttactagctaagcttcaaatctttgaatcttctcttcggagctcttttcaggccgattcgatcgttcgtacCTGCGGATATACCATTTCTGGAACTTTGCCTCCTCATAGACGTCTAttgtctttttcagcttgttgaaacctgaaaacatgttTTGCCTTCAtattcttgctgtcactgatatgcctcagtcggtaaacaagggttcgcgcatgcgcaatacactgccgtaccaatatccatcgcaatcagggatacggctgccgtacctatatccagTTCGTATAAGGGCAAAGCCTGTtttagcctacattgaattttagtaggaattcatgtcaaccaatgcttaaaACAGTCGAATAGGTATATGGCTAGCCTAAGTCAAAGAACTCTCAGTTGTAGCCTACTATTACCAAACAATGTCCACGGGGAGGATTTTCCAAGTTCAAACCAATGACATTAAAGATCAAGGAATAATAaatactatttgtatacatatacacttttgtcagtcttcttgctgGAGACAGGGGTGGCGGAGaaatggtactgtgtcattgtTGACATGGTGGGTGTGAAGACTGACGTTTATGCTGCCTgggaaatagggtaggcctgtcctacctgctattacatgatattccttgtgtgtatgggtcttattatTGATGAAAGGGACATCATTTCAGTAGCTCCCACATGTCGAAAGATTGAAATTAGGAATGAGCTGATCCCTGAAAGCATGCGTGTTGTACCAGAACAAGGATGCACTAGAGAGAAAAAGCTGGAAAATTTTATTGCACAGCAAGATTGGTCACATTTAGATGATGAATAGCAGGCCCAATTAAAGAATCTAGTCATGGAAAATCATCAAGTTTTCATAGTGGAGAGTAATGAAATGGGAAAATTCAAGGGAGTTCAGGGACATATTAATGTTAGTGATTCCGAACCAGTTAGGTCACCCATGTATAGATACCCTGAGAAAGCCAAGCAGCTTATTGCAAATATGTTGGGGGATATGGAAGCTAAAGATATAATTGAGCCATCCATCCAGCTGCATGGTTAAGTCCTATAGTCTTGGTAAGGAAACCAGATAATTCTCAAAGAATGTGCTTGGACTATCGAAAAGTCAATACCCAACCCACCTTCAAACTGACATCCATCCTTTGCCCTAGGTTTTAGAAGAGTTAGTTGAGTCAGCATCAGGGAATCAATTTCATGCTTCATTGGGACATGACAGATGCTTATTATCAAGtagggtagatctagtgtacctatccgcggcggcccagagtatggcagttgcagtttttctatgcagttttacctcctgagcaagaatttgaagtaatatttattcggacgactctaatttacctttgaactctatcctacggtaaaggggattcccattgggaaccggggttttgggtggggacaaaaccccaactcatctatcctacggtaagggggacccccagtgggaaccggggtggtggggagaaaccacttggggggagattttgccgtgttattgtggtatttccccacatttatcacttttaaaaacacgaaatacaggcggaaataagaaataaaacaaaactagctatagtggagccgttccacatccatatttgtcTACTACCTACTACCACCACAacaatgaatcctactacgcatgcgctaatgctactgcgcatgcgctaactgtaagggagcttttggcctaaactcggaCTTCTTGTGAGgaaaagaaatgggggtttacggagGGATAATGTATTTAGccaacacgttacagtatgacccctacattgctacggACTGACTGAAGTGAGATGgttaacagggttcccagatttggcagtttctcgccaaatttggctttttttcctaatttggtgggtaaaaattcactttggctggttagtggtattttggctggttttcaacactttctatttgagctaacactgatcccacgtttgaggaatctctccccagattgggaattttgaaggttttcaggaaaatctggggaatttgaataggttttcagtaaaacttggtacatttaagcaaaatatgtagatggaattaaaataaaaatacacacacaccagatgaccacaaaaaacaggctgccggattctcagggaacgagcctcatttcaaaatttcaattcattctcgtgttttttcctgcattcttatattattgattttattatctaactaaaaactatgatgccgctatacaagcatatatatgataaaaaaatatgcatttataaagatagatataacgcacatatatttgccggttatttgggttggttttggattaccatttggcgggattttggctggtttcatgtagactttggctggttggtagtggtgtcatctgggaaccctggctggtaaccatacgtttgagttacataaaagcatttacctattttgtttattaaacatgtttatgtgaattctagtgtttattccttttcattttttccatagtatttgtataataactgttttgaaattcCCACCTAATCATTTCCAAAACCATATATAAcgtttgaaatattatgttataattgaggacagacacctaaaaatgcctacgtgttgatatagaactccagttttaggacgttttcgatacctacctacctacctacctgttacgtgaaattgcacattgcgttgcatattacatacacactccctatatcatttatacacaagtcaatccctcccctttccagtattcacgactggctctttacgttacaaaCAGACACCATTTCAAtggcatttctcaccgataccaatacctatattaaagtttgccattttatttataaaacctacatttcaattatataatttttaaatatatagtttggccattattcttataaaacctacatttcaatatattccattataacACTTTaccagacattacaatttacacctcccttccagtttccttactattacgcagttatgtatggttactttttacattttacaacacttccacacccatcaaagttaggtttatatgtcattttacctatgggggccaaatcccatcccccggttaggcaacatacccttaggtttagtttgttatatgttggtttacctactagttttacttccttgaagggggttacccgtttaggctaggttggttagttcttcaagggtggtataccgggggggggggggttacattccctacttggttacctactaggttagtttggttaggttacattccttactaggttagttaGGCCCTTTGAAGGGGGGTACAGGGGTGGggtgaagcccccatggtcaggcaatattccctactaggttaggttaggttaggttggttaggttacattccttactaggttacgttaggcctttaagggggggatGGGGACGGGCAAAACCGTGGCCACCGAGAGTACAAGGCCTTTTCACCCTCTGGCCGCGTCGTCCTAAGTAGGCTGACCTGGCTATCAAACACTGGGACGGGCTGGTGACATTGTAGTTCTGTGAGGAACTCATTACCTGAAGTTTTTATGCATcacttactacatacatactacatacatacatacacattatatatttaactaGCTAACGTTTCACCACCCCAGAGGTAGTTTAGCATGgcgctttttatatttatactgcaGTTCCCCTATAGGCCTAGTCTgtcagtgattatatatatatatatatatatataaatgcatgtattagaaccatgcaatgaaataataattacgGAGCGCTTACTTTGCTAAAGTCCTGcagtttttctcttcttttcttgagatacttttgtttttttgtgcttGGATAGAGTCATTTTCCTTCTGACAATAGTTATTTAAGAGAGAATTCGTTGATGCCCAGACAatcatcttttctattttctctaatGGATGACCATTCTCACATTCTTCCAAATGGAAATGAGCATCATCTTCCTTCAGAATATCGAGAGTGATATTCATGACAAGCTGCCTCTGGTTTCTTGAAGATTTGAAAGTGTCATTCTGAGTGAGGTTTATTCCACAATTATGTAGTTGTATCTCACCTATATTTATTGTTGCGCTGTCAGGGAAAAACAAGGACCCTCTGCTGACACCCTTTGTATAATCTAAACTCAAATCCTGGTCTTTCTCTTCATTGGTACTTCAGCTCTTGTTAAAATCTCTAAGCAtgatttgcatttcattttttttatttacactgtaACAACAGTAACCTGCTAAATAAGTTATAACAGGAAGAACGCCATTACATCCTTCAATGTCATGTTGtgttactttaatatcaatatcagaaGATTCATCTATTTCAGAGTTACTCATGTTCGTCCCAATTatctcaataaaattttttagtgtGATACCTTTTCCCTGAATGGTAAAACCATTTTCATTAATgacattttcctaatttttttctcGCATTCAACATTTGCCTACTGATATGTTATAATTTCCCCCAGCAAGTGTCGTATTTCTCCAAATGATCTGTTTGAATTTttcctgggtaagggaaaataTAACTCGATTAAGCTCATCTTTACAATATTTGGTTAATTCTACAATTGCAGACGTTGTGTGCTTTAATGCTGTGAATGTTTCCCTCGTTAATTTCCCTCCTGGAATTTTCTCCCAATTATCTAACCAGCCTCAAAAATCTTAACAGAAAATtgtattttctatcattttcatcACACGTAAGTGGGGTACagtattcttatttattcttttcccttTGAATATTGACTTTACATTAACTATTGACCACCAAATCCAAAATATCTCTATAAATTTGCTGTATCATTGTAATTaggcaatttttttctcttttccaatgTTTCGCATTgcttgaataatatattcataaacatttttagGACTAAAttcacattttgtttttcaaatgtcgATGGCCGCAATGCTTTTATTGTTAACTTATAAGAAATTTGTCTTAAATAATATTCTGACTCTACTAAATACAAATCCTCTAATGATTTCCAGGGAGCAAAGGATACATTTGGTTCGCTACAAATTTCGCTGAATGGAGATTTTGGAAATACCATTGTTTTGGATTCATCTTTGAGACCCAACCAGTTATTTCTGACACACTTCAGTATGTGTACACtatcaaacaagaaaaataagGTCTGCATTTTGCAGCTGGATGGGGGTAGGCAATTGACAGCTTTGGTGGGGTTGCAAAAGTGCGACATCGCTTTTACATTTATCGCATTATTATCAGTAATGACACTGATTACTTTCAATCCAATTTTTTCCAACCCtagtattactttttttataacttGGAATAGCGTTTctgcttttatagtttttaccGGAATAATGTGTACCACATCTCGAAATTTTGATAGAACAGCACCTATCATGAAAGCATAGCAGTGGTTGCTGCTTCATTGCTGTTAAATGCAGATCCTATTACAGCACCTCCCTTATAATCAAAAAAGGCTTTAAATGGATCTCGTCAATCATTAATGTTACAGTTTTGTCTGTGGGTtgtaatgattttgattttttgtttttgcctgaTATACGAAAGAAAATTATCATCATACTGCTCTGTTTTCTGGACTAAGTTGCTTAGATATAAAAACCCGCCTGATCGTTGACATACTGGGTAAAATTAACCATCTTCTATCCCTAAAGTATCTGTAAGCTCGAGGTGGAAATATTGCATAGCAAAGATGAAGAAACCAAAAGATCTGTGGAATACTGAATGCTCTTTTGAGTCATCAAGTTTAGTTGCTCAAAGATAAATTTCAAAGTCATTGAATGCTTGAAGGTTGGTCTATTATGGTgattagaaaagttaaaattaagttGAATAATAGCAACTGGGTTTATGGAAGAGTTATTTTGTCTGTCATACTTTCTTATTTCTTGTACCATGACTTCGATGGATTTGTATCTTGCACATGAGAAGGGATGATAGTCATGCAACTCACGTACGGGCACATTGTCGATATACGCCTGGACAGATTTATCAGGATGTATTAGTACGACATCATCATATTAGGAGAAGGTGAAAGCGATATGTGACTGATCAAGAGATAAGGTTCTTTATGAATTATGTCCCAGTACTTATCCAGCTTAAGTTTCCTCGAAAGTTCTTGCAAATCCCTAAATCCAATTTGCGTTTCGTATGCCTTTGCATCTGATATGCTACTTTCAATTGCTACTTTGACTGATGTCTCTTCTATTCTTTGTCTTTTAGATTCGGGTGACTCTCTTCGATGTTCATTTAGTTTCAAATATTGAGGATAGTTTGGAAACACTGTGGGAACAGCATTTTCTTTAACATATGGATGCTTTAATTTTGCAGTAATTTTCCTCCCAGTTTTTTCATCCACAATAGAAGTTTCCCTCACAATATCATCAGGATGAAAATGCTGTTCACAAACCTGCAAGTACAATGATATGCGACAGTCAGGAAACGTGTCtactatttcatgaaaaaaaaaattgttaatttcTAAGACCATCTATTTACCGCAGGAAACCGTCAGATTTCCAAAAAAACGGACGCATTGTTTTCatcattctaaaaaaataattgaaataaagttTCCTTCTAGCCTGTTACCCATATATTGCAATTAATTGTATTTGTATAGCTACATATTTTTTTTGCGATTCAAGTACATATTACTaacaaaatcaatataatttGACAAGTAATGTaattggatatatacatacatataaacacatagtgcacacatacacacaaacacatacatacatacatacacacacacacatattatatatatatatatatatatatatatatatatatatatatatatatatatatatttatatatatatatattatatatataaaatgttttaactATGCCTACCATAAAAATAGTAAAAGTGCTGTCCgtctctttctttcatatatatatatatatatatatatatatatatatatatatatatatatatatatatatatatatatatatgaagtaaacaGATACAcggacaggcagagagagagagagagagagagagagagaggagagagagagagagagagagagagagagagagagatgcttcacAATTATCAGCATACCGATGATTCTCCGTAGGACGAAAATTTTCTCTCTTGATGTTTCTTATGCCATTTCTCTTTCACTTGTTCATTTTCAGGAAACCTGAAGATATTAACTTTTGGTCCGTTGTCGTAATTACCCTTACATTTAGGTACCCAGCACTTGTAAGGCATCTTCTTCCAGGAGCAAGCACGTGTGGTACTGTAACACAAAACTTCTATCagcctttttcttctttaaatcttatttttcaaattcaataaTTGTTCGTCCACATAAACTCATAGAGCCACTTAAATGCACCAGCACTTGGATGTATTCTCCTAAAGAAATTCACTTAGAATTTGATTCCAAGCAGCGTGACCTCACTCGACCAGTACCCCGGAAGGACTAGTTATCTTAGCCCAGGTCAGCCTACATACGAAACGTATTAGGGATTTAAATGCCCGGGTGAAAAGGCCAAAATTCTTCTCTCGGTGGCCATGGCGAAacccacctggtcaggcaatattccctactaggttaggttggttaggttacattccttactagttacgttaggcctagtatttccctactaggttaggttaggttacgttcttactaggttaggttaggctttaaggggggtactggggggggcgaagcccccctggtcatggcaatgttccctactagttaggttaggttaggttggttaggttacatccttactaggttaggttaggcctttaagggggggtacggggggcaaagcccccctggtcaggcaatattccctactaggttaggttaggttaggttggttaggttacattccttactaggttaggttaggcctttaagggggggtacgggggggcgaagccccctggtcaggcaaatattccctactaggttacgttaggttaggttggttaggttacattccttaataggttaggttaggcctttaagggggggtacggcgggggcgaagcccacctggtcagggcaatattccctactaggttaggttggttaggttacattcccttactaggttacgttaggcctagtatttccctactaggttaggttaggttacttccttactaggttaggttagcctttaagggggggtacggggggcgaagccccctggtcaggcaatgttccctactaggttaggttaggttaggttggttaggttacattccttactaggttaggttaggcctttaagggggggtacgggggggcgaagcccccctggtcaggcaatattccctactaggttaggttggttaggttacattccttactaggttacgttaggcctaatatttccctactaggttaggttaggttacttgtcttactaggtttaggttaggcctttaagggggggtacggggggggcgaagccccctggtcaggcaatgttccctactaggttaggttacattccttactaggttaggttaggcctttaaggggggggtggactgggggcgaagcccccctggtcaggcaatattccctactaggttaggttaggttaggttacattccttactaggttaggttaggttaggttggttaggttacattccttactaggttacgttaggcctttaagggggggtacgggggggcgaagcccccctggtcaggtaatgttccctactaggtttaggttaggttaggttggttaggttac
The sequence above is drawn from the Macrobrachium nipponense isolate FS-2020 chromosome 32, ASM1510439v2, whole genome shotgun sequence genome and encodes:
- the LOC135207408 gene encoding uncharacterized protein LOC135207408, which codes for MPYKCWVPKCKGNYDNGPKVNIFRFPENEQVKEKWHKKHQERKFSSYGESSVCEQHFHPDDIVRETSIVDEKTGRKITAKLKHPYVKENAVPTVFPNYPQYLKLNEHRRESPESKRQRIEETSVKVAIESSISDAKAYETQIGFRDLQELSRKLKLDKYWDIIHKEPYLLISHISLSPSPNMMMSY